The following are encoded together in the Coffea arabica cultivar ET-39 chromosome 1c, Coffea Arabica ET-39 HiFi, whole genome shotgun sequence genome:
- the LOC140013512 gene encoding uncharacterized protein, with product MACPRRIYQLLIPSTEVQQWPTFMLPSELNQVAQFLGPIGDFKQIKSNNYLVEALVHLWDPECTAFRIGNRQMTITLEEVAGLFGLPTRGTALVFPFASDKAEFCQIIGLKESVLRGSDQGVAVNILFERFAPRDGFERHVTDFVFTSKAVWERKRLLVYGVVMAGTYLFPRKDQKIAFKSAKIVNDLFLRIQGKQCSIVPTILADIFLACTGCRKGEKFFHGANLVLYIWATEHFKRQASVADSLPMVGYNWVITHPKRVNEGVLPKNASECVDYLETLQDFNIRWVLDWTDCFEPILRTKESERVLLLGTQGIISYTPKRFLRQLGRIQGPPPISEFSEVTIFFDQGVCPKEIPMKSQITESWRTISDNRSIRYLPELKQKGVMTAPYEDWLKDSTTQGLQHEPYEEIEKLRAIIKAKDMEVVQLKKSIEVHKGKAEENKRLYEKERERRQEMKRKCGELYDQADRVQMPYARESKDSVLDRLRNFGDLVRNRLRDMM from the coding sequence ATGGCTTGCCCTCGCCGCATCTACCAGTTGTTAATACCATCAACTGAGGTTCAACAATGGCCTACCTTCATGTTACCTAGTGAACTGAATCAAGTAGCCCAATTTTTAGGACCAATTGGAGACTTTAAGCAGATCAAATCCAACAATTATTTGGTAGAGGCTTTAGTTCATCTTTGGGACCCCGAGTGTACTGCTTTTAGAATAGGCAATAGGCAAATGACTATAACACTCGAAGAAGTAGCTGGCCTCTTTGGTTTACCCACACGAGGAACTGCCTTGGTATTTCCATTTGCTTCCGACAAGGccgaattttgtcaaattataggATTGAAAGAGTCCGTGCTACGAGGGTCAGATCAGGGCGTCGCCGTGAATATTCTGTTTGAACGATTTGCGCCACGCGATGGATTCGAGAGGCATGTGACGGATTTTGTGTTCACTTCCAAAGCCGTATGGGAGCGCAAAAGGCTACTAGTATATGGGGTAGTTATGGCTGGGACCTATCTCTTTCCGCGAAAAGATCAAAAGATAGCCTTCAAATCAGCAAAAATTGTGAATGACCTTTTCTTACGAATTCAGGGTAAGCAATGTTCTATAGTCCCGACCATTCTCGCAGATATTTTCTTAGCTTGTACTGGTTGTCGAAAGGGAGAAAAGTTTTTCCATGGGGCGAACTTGGTTTTATACATATGGGCTACGGAACATTTTAAGAGACAAGCATCAGTTGCTGATAGTTTGCCGATGGTTGGATATAATTGGGTAATCACACATCCCAAAAGAGTCAACGAGGGAGTTCTACCTAAGAACGCATCCGAATGCGTGGATTACTTGGAAACATTGCAAGATTTCAACATTAGGTGGGTATTAGATTGGACAGACTGTTTTGAGCCGATACTTCGCACTAAGGAATCTGAACGTGTTCTTTTGCTGGGTACTCAAGGAATCATCTCATATACCCCGAAAAGATTTCTCAGACAACTAGGTCGCATTCAGGGGCCGCCACCGATTTCCGAGTTTAGTGAAGTCACCATTTTCTTTGATCAGGGGGTATGCCCAAAAGAGATCCCTATGAAGAGCCAAATCACTGAATCTTGGAGAACAATATCCGACAATAGAAGCATTCGTTATCTTCCGGAGCTCAAACAGAAGGGGGTAATGACCGCACCATACGAGGATTGGTTGAAAGATTCCACCACGCAAGGGTTGCAACATGAGCCGTATGAGGAAATTGAGAAGCTGAGAGCCATCATTAAAGCCAAGGACATGGAGGTGGTACAGTTAAAGAAATCCATCGAAGTGCACAAAGGAAAGGCAGAAGAAAACAAGAGGTTATATGAGAAGGAGCGAGAAAGGCGCCAAGAGATGAAGCGGAAATGTGGGGAATTATATGATCAAGCCGACCGTGTCCAGATGCCATATGCTAGAGAAAGTAAAGACTCTGTGTTGGATAGACTTAGGAACTTTGGTGATCTTGTACGAAATCGCCTTCGCGATATGATGTAA